In the genome of Pongo pygmaeus isolate AG05252 chromosome 9, NHGRI_mPonPyg2-v2.0_pri, whole genome shotgun sequence, one region contains:
- the TMEM126B gene encoding complex I assembly factor TMEM126B, mitochondrial isoform X1 yields MVVFGYEAGTKPRDSGVVPVGTEEAPKDIKMTASMHGQPSPSLEDAKLRRPVVIEIIEKNFDYLRKEMTQNVYQTATFGTTAGFSGIFSNFLFRRCFKVKHDALKTYASLATLPFLSTVITDKLFVIDALYSDNISKENCVFRSSLIGIVCGVFYPISLAFTKNGRLATKYHTVPLPPKGRVLLHWMTLCQTQMKLMVIPLVFQLMFGILNGLYHYAVFEETLEKTIHEE; encoded by the exons ATGGTGGTGTTCGGGTATGAGGCTGGGACTAAGCCAAGGGATTCAGGTGTGGTGCCGGTGGGAACTGAGGAAGCGCCCAAG gatatCAAGATGACAGCATCTATGCATGGTCAGCCCAGTCCTTCTCTAGAAGATGCAAAACTCAGAAGACCAGTGGTCATAgaaatcatagaaaaaaattttgactatcttagaaaagaaat gaCACAAAATGTATATCAAACGGCGACATTTGGAACAACAGCTGGTTTCTCTGGAATATTCTCAAACTTCCTGTTCAGACGCTGCTTCAAGGTTAAACATGATGCTTTGAAGACATATGCATCATTGGCTACACTTCCATTTTTGTCTACTGTCATTACTGACAAGCTTTTTGTAATTGATGCTTTGTATTCAG ATAATATAAGCAAGGAAAACTGTGTTTTCAGAAGCTCACTGATTGGCATAGTTTGTGGTGTTTTCTATCCCATTTCTTTGGCTTTTACTAAAAATGGACGTCTGGCAACCAA gtatCATACCGTTCCACTGCCACCAAAAGGAAGGGTTTTACTGCATTGGATGACGCTTTGTCAAACACAAATGAAATTAATGGTGATTCCTCTAGTCTTTCAGCTTATGTTTGGAATATTAAATGGTCTA
- the TMEM126B gene encoding complex I assembly factor TMEM126B, mitochondrial isoform X3: MRLGLSQGIQVWCRWELRKRPRTQNVYQTATFGTTAGFSGIFSNFLFRRCFKVKHDALKTYASLATLPFLSTVITDKLFVIDALYSDNISKENCVFRSSLIGIVCGVFYPISLAFTKNGRLATKYHTVPLPPKGRVLLHWMTLCQTQMKLMVIPLVFQLMFGILNGLYHYAVFEETLEKTIHEE, translated from the exons ATGAGGCTGGGACTAAGCCAAGGGATTCAGGTGTGGTGCCGGTGGGAACTGAGGAAGCGCCCAAG gaCACAAAATGTATATCAAACGGCGACATTTGGAACAACAGCTGGTTTCTCTGGAATATTCTCAAACTTCCTGTTCAGACGCTGCTTCAAGGTTAAACATGATGCTTTGAAGACATATGCATCATTGGCTACACTTCCATTTTTGTCTACTGTCATTACTGACAAGCTTTTTGTAATTGATGCTTTGTATTCAG ATAATATAAGCAAGGAAAACTGTGTTTTCAGAAGCTCACTGATTGGCATAGTTTGTGGTGTTTTCTATCCCATTTCTTTGGCTTTTACTAAAAATGGACGTCTGGCAACCAA gtatCATACCGTTCCACTGCCACCAAAAGGAAGGGTTTTACTGCATTGGATGACGCTTTGTCAAACACAAATGAAATTAATGGTGATTCCTCTAGTCTTTCAGCTTATGTTTGGAATATTAAATGGTCTA
- the TMEM126B gene encoding complex I assembly factor TMEM126B, mitochondrial isoform X2: MTASMHGQPSPSLEDAKLRRPVVIEIIEKNFDYLRKEMTQNVYQTATFGTTAGFSGIFSNFLFRRCFKVKHDALKTYASLATLPFLSTVITDKLFVIDALYSDNISKENCVFRSSLIGIVCGVFYPISLAFTKNGRLATKYHTVPLPPKGRVLLHWMTLCQTQMKLMVIPLVFQLMFGILNGLYHYAVFEETLEKTIHEE, from the exons ATGACAGCATCTATGCATGGTCAGCCCAGTCCTTCTCTAGAAGATGCAAAACTCAGAAGACCAGTGGTCATAgaaatcatagaaaaaaattttgactatcttagaaaagaaat gaCACAAAATGTATATCAAACGGCGACATTTGGAACAACAGCTGGTTTCTCTGGAATATTCTCAAACTTCCTGTTCAGACGCTGCTTCAAGGTTAAACATGATGCTTTGAAGACATATGCATCATTGGCTACACTTCCATTTTTGTCTACTGTCATTACTGACAAGCTTTTTGTAATTGATGCTTTGTATTCAG ATAATATAAGCAAGGAAAACTGTGTTTTCAGAAGCTCACTGATTGGCATAGTTTGTGGTGTTTTCTATCCCATTTCTTTGGCTTTTACTAAAAATGGACGTCTGGCAACCAA gtatCATACCGTTCCACTGCCACCAAAAGGAAGGGTTTTACTGCATTGGATGACGCTTTGTCAAACACAAATGAAATTAATGGTGATTCCTCTAGTCTTTCAGCTTATGTTTGGAATATTAAATGGTCTA